The genomic DNA agAATCGTAACACCTTAAAGAGTTTGGTGTGTGAACTCACTGTAATGACAAAATGACTCCGAAGCTGGAGAGGAGAATCATGGGGAGGAGACAGTATCCCAACACACTGGCCACGCAGCCGAAGGACACGCCCGTCATACTCATCAGATTGAGCAAGCAGTACATGCCGAGGCAGCCAATCGCACTGATGCCGTACACGTAACCAAACTGGATTTTTCCTGACTGTAAATAAAACACAGCAGGAACAAAAAATACCTTAAACAGATGTACAAGTTTAGGCGTTTGACTGCATTCAGGTATAAATAAGTCAGCTCCAGCTTCACAGAACAACAAAGACTAACAAACCTCTGCAGGGAAGATCAAGGCCCACATAGCAAACGTCTCACTACAGTTCAAAATAGGACAACACTTTTTTTGTGGACAAATATCCTTGGACAAGAAGAAAACAGGTTTTCAAAGGGGCAAAGAAGTCCAGGTGGTCTTTCGAGCCCCCCCTGCTTGATTGATGGATGAATACTTCTATACATTTACTGTATGAGTCTATTTTTAAAACAGAgtctaaatgttttgttttctgtaaaagtttatgtcaaaataaaaaaaaggagATCTGCTCTTTAAAGTCGTTTAACCCAAAGACTTACCAGTAGAAGTGTTGCACCAAACGCCAAACAGAAAACCATGGGGCCAGCTAGGTCGGTCTCGTTCATGATGCTGCCATCGGCTGCTTTCATCGGATGGAGCACAGTCAGAGTCTTCTGCCAGATGTGGTCAAAGTTGATGCCTAATTCTAAAAACAGGGTGGCACAGCTGTGATTAAACATTTATGGGATCACTGATCTCAATTTAATTGTGGGCATCAGATTAAATAATATTTTCTTAACTATTTGAAGCATTTAAAGCAGCTCAGGTTAAATCTGAAGGTAAAGTAATCAAAAAGATAAAACAAGtggaaattacatttaaaaactaTTATCTAGTTTAACATCCAAACTCTGAATGAATGAGGACTCCACATACAAATTTGTTGTGTTCAGAACTTTGTTGGCTATTTGGCGTCGGTCAACTATAAACTATGATAATAGAGGGCAGTACTTCTAATCTGTTAGCCAATAGCagatattggggggggggggggggcgcttcacCTTTTGGTTTGGGAAGATGTCATTTAAAAGTTTGAAGCTAACATTCGGATGCTAACGGGGATTATGAGAGATACATAAGAGGGAAATCTGGAATGTCTCCAGCGGTCTATGTCTACTGTTACGTGGGATTTGTTATGGATAAACTACTTAATTAGAATAGTTGTATTGGACTTCCAAATGTAAAATGACCATTTGTGTTGGAGACGGCTCTATTCTGTCAATGATAAGTGACTCGAACGGTGAGTTAGACGTCATTTAGAATTTCTGTGTGGCTTGACAAACGTTTGTGTCTATACGGTCGTTCTGAGACATGAGATTGCATGTTTTTTGGTGaacattaatatatatatatatatatatatatatatatatatacacatacatacatacatacatacatacatatatacatacatacatatataaatatatatatatacgcataCATATAtactgtttacattgttttaatgtatatcCCAAAAATAAATTCTGAAGGTAAGctgtttaaattattttattatctttctgaaGGTGTGGCGGCGCGCCACGGCAAAATACACATGGCGAAAACGCTGTGTACATAGAACAAGGTTGCAATTTCCCATCTGTGGGACTAATTCATACGCAAAAATATTATACACTCATAAATAATGGTCGGTGAAGGGCTTGGCCACTCAACAGGTTTATGTGCTGGACAAATACACAACAAATGGTTTGCCATAGATGTTTTTGTAAccatatttttatgttttaccTTCTAGCAGTGGCGGCTCATCATCAAAGCTGTTACTGTACATGGACTGTGACGCTGATGGAGTGTAGGTCTGTGTGGGCTGAAAGATTTGTCCTGTGTATGGCTGCTGGGGTTGCATCATTCCCGGGGACGGATAGCTCATAGGCCGGGAGTAATCGTACTGACCATATTGTCTAGGAAAAGAAATATCACCaatgaaaacaacaaaaccaataaAGGCAAATAAAACCTGACATGGAGACTAAATAAAAACATTAGCATACAGCAAAGAAAATCTGTGTTTTTGTGAAGAGGATTGCAATCGCAAATCATTGCTTAAAACCTCTAAACATCACACTGAATATGAAGAAaacacatatttaaaaaaaaagtgaaacCAAGTAGTTTTTAGCACTTGAACAGGTATTTTAAAGACACAATTATTGTGTTTAAAGATCTCTTAATAACAAAAAGTGATGCAGATCTGGAGAACTTTAGTCTCTTACTTGTTGTCGAGGTTTTCAGAGTTGCTGTAGCCATAGCCGCCCTGATTTTGGTCATCTACACTGTAGGTGGACTGGTAAAAGTCTGTGTTGAAGTTATCAAACCCTGACATTTCTTACTCTGTTGATACAAAGAGACACACATGAGAACAATGATTAATGCCCTCAGTTTAAATTatgcacattcagaagaaatcattaagtctccaCACACATCAAATATATGGAGAGAATCAGagtaaaaagtgtgtgtgtgtgtgtgtgtgtggggggggggggggtattttcaCAACACAAGAAGCGGCTGAAGAGCTACAGTAAAATTAAGGCACATACTATTatttataacaacaacaataataatagatTCAGCTTTACCAGACAAATTGacaataattaaataattttattGGATGAGACAATTAGTTTTAAGTTTAAAGAAGCTAATTATTTAGTCTTACCATGCCTTGTAATAAGCTTTAACCAGTTTCCTTAAATTATAATAAAACATTTACCTCAGCTACGTGTATTCAATTCTGCATAATATGTTTTATAATGAGTTGTGATTTcataacttgtcttcagttttgaTATAATGATCAAAACTGAAGTTAATAGTCTGAACATTGGGTACATTAAATAAAATGGATTTTTTCCCCTAGGAGATCTCGCAAAATAAGTGGAACGTGTCGCAGACTGTGGACAGTTTAGttttaaaaagctaaaaaaaaagagCTAAACTCTAAATAACCACATATGCTTACTTTTATTAGGTAATTGACGAAGAGCATCGCTGATTAGCTTATTCACGATAACTGTAGCTTCCTCAAACGATGCTATCAATTTAGAATAAAATTAGGGAAACAACTACAAGCTGCTAATTATTAATATTGTAACCCGCTCATTTACAATATTAATAACATTTCTCTAATACACTATTGAATAATTGAAACCACGTAATAAAACACATTATTTGAACCCAGAAGACAGTTACTCACTCAGAAGGCTAACCTAGTTTAAACTGCAGCTTAGCTAGCAGCTTGTTAGCTAATGCTGGCTAGTGGTAGCCAAAAACCAACATGTAAACATTCCACATATCCAGGTCCGATGTTACAGTATTCTTTCACACGAAATCATATTTACGTTCCGATAAACAACACATCGCAAGCACTAACCTGTGATACGCACAACCGTAGTCAGCGTCCTGCCAACTTTACAGTGGTTGCTACGTGTCAGGAGGAGAAAGGTAGCCGACGGAAACTCGTGAGGGACATGACACTTTACTAGTGGCAGAATATGTAGTGCCGTCTAAAGGCACGTTTTGGTATTACTTCATCTTAAATATGAACTCCCCAAATAAGTGAACAGTGCACCATGATTTTTGCTTAATATTAAAACATCGTTTTATTTATTACAGATTCTATATATGGAAGTTACACAATCTCCCACAAACAAACTAAcacatgaataaataaaagggACAAATAAAAAAATGACACAAGCCTCTTAATTTTTTTATGTGGATATTGGCACACCTAAAACAAACTCTCACTGCACTGTGTATGTTTAGCAGATCACGTAAATTGAATTTGTACCTGACACAACCATGCCTGAGCAATCCATTTAAAAGTCAAGAAGTCAGAAAATAAATCATTTGTTTGTGGCGTTATTACCAGTTTTACCATAGtcatttccagaaaaaaatgagGACAAGAGGGACAGAGGAGTTTGATTGGTGTGAGAAAAAATATTTGAAACATCAATGTGGCAAAGATGAAAGAGGTGGCAGTGGACTTCAAAAGAGCACCTTACATCCCTTCTCTCATCATCAATGGATGCAAAGTTGTGGATCTGGCAGACACAGCTGAGTACTTTTGGGTTGTCTACTGGCTTTTGCAGACACAGTGTATAAAAAGGCTCACCAGCAGCTGGTAAGATCTGCTGAAACGCAATAAACAGGACCATTCTTTCCCATAAAATAAATTTACATCAGCAGATGCAAAACCAAAGCAAAGAATATAATGACAGAATCCTCCCATCCATCCCATAAACTGGTTCCTCCCCTTCCTTCAGGCAGAAGATTGAGCAGACTCAAAGCCTGGACCAGAAGGCTAAGGGACAAATTCCACATAGCTAAATAACTTGAGTCACAAAGACAAAGACAGAAAAGCAAGAACATCAGCTTTGATGTCATAAATTACAAGCCTATGCTTACAACTACAGAATGGAGATTTTCTGATGCACACCATCAGAACAGAAGCACAGACAAATCACCAAAAGGTCAAAGAAGAACCTCTTCACATCATATGTTTTTGTAAAAAAGTGACAAGCATATAAAAGGCACCACATTAAATTCATAGAAAATACTGCCGCTGCCCGTTGAGCCCTCATTCAGATCACGTTGTGTTATGACATATGGTTGGAGGAAACCAAAGAATAATGGTGGCAAATATGCTAAGCAAATATAACAAAAGGTAATGTAACAGGACAAGCGCCGGGTGGCTGCAAAAAAAACAAAGGAAGTCTCTTTCAACAGAATGCAGAGAGTTGGGATCAGtcactccacatgtgcaggaaggGACAGATAATGCAATTTATCAGTCCATGACCCCTGGGTGGGGAAATAGGAAATAAGGATCAGAAGCAGAATAAcacacactggattaaaatggcaGGAAAATAGAAACAATGAAAAGAATAAATACAAAAAAGAACATTAATACACAAAAAAAACATGTCAGAAATATTTCTAACGACTGCTGGCTGAATCTTTTACCCAGACCTTATTCAAACTGAAATATTTTCCCATCTCTATGCAGAAACAGAATACTCTTGGCAATCATGACACAAAAATACATTACACATAAATTAACTTCAGCAGCGTGGAAAGGGaactaaattatacatttttgtcTGTCCTGGAGATACACAAATATTTCTAGAATGACAGGTTGGAAAATAATACACGCAGAGAAATGCATGAAGGGGAAAATATCTCATTATTCACATGTGACATATTGAATATTCTCCACCTTTGATGGTAAACACCTTCAGAGTTGTCTCTGAAATGATTCTGGTAAACACTCTGGA from Nothobranchius furzeri strain GRZ-AD chromosome 10, NfurGRZ-RIMD1, whole genome shotgun sequence includes the following:
- the yipf5 gene encoding protein YIPF5: MSGFDNFNTDFYQSTYSVDDQNQGGYGYSNSENLDNKQYGQYDYSRPMSYPSPGMMQPQQPYTGQIFQPTQTYTPSASQSMYSNSFDDEPPLLEELGINFDHIWQKTLTVLHPMKAADGSIMNETDLAGPMVFCLAFGATLLLSGKIQFGYVYGISAIGCLGMYCLLNLMSMTGVSFGCVASVLGYCLLPMILLSSFGVILSLQGMMGIILTATIIGWCSFSASKIFISALAMDGQQLLVAYPCALLYGVFALISVF